gagagaggtagatagGAGGAGCCTAGACTGCTGGTAAGTGGGCATCTGTCCTTATTCAGGACCAATTTCCAAATCCTTTTATATGAGAGaaatcaatttctctctctcaatttaaGTTACTaatattctgtgttttctgtcatttgcagCTGAGCCTAATAACTTGAtatcataattaaaagaaatattccaggagcgcctgggtggctcagtcagctaagcacccagcatcccactcttgatttctgctcaggtcatgatcccatggttcgtgggatcaagccctatgttgggctccccgctgagcatggagtctgcttaagattctctctccctctcccccgtccctctccctccctcgtgcgagcacatgctctctctctaaattaaaaaataaaataaaataaaataaaatcacttttctaaaaagttaaaattcagcCCCTGCATCACGCTGGCCACATTCCATGTGCTAGTAGCTTAAGGATCTGCATTTTACCAGGTTgttccaggtaattctgatgcccCCTAATATCCAACAGCCtcggaaaggagagaggaggtgaACATCATTATGCATCCCTGTGAGTTGGTCTGTTCTGTCCTAGGCTCCAAGATTTGAGAGATAGTAAATTAGATCTTCAGATCAGGAGGATCAGATGTGACTACATTTTTCAATCAAGGACcgcatgggttcaaatccctgcccctccactcccATGCCGCGTGACCCTGGTCAgattacttgacctctctggtgCCTCAGGGTTTTTCACCTGTCAGAGCACCAATACCAGTCTATTCTACAGAGTACCTGAAGCCGTTGCTTCCCCTATTTTAGTTTCTTCACAGAAAATAAACTTGACACTACGTGAAATGGCCAGCATTTGTTTTGGCTTCAACTCATTtgacaaacatttcttgagcacctgctgtgtcctcacCACCGTTCTGAGCACCGGGGCCAAGCAGTGAACAAGACCTATACGAGTCCCTGCTGTCACAGAACGGGCATCCTAAAGGGCAGGTAGAAAATTAACAGGATAAAGAAGCAAAATGTGCTCCATGTCGGAGATTAGCAAAGGAAGCAGGCAGGACAAGAAATGTTTGCGTGGCCAGGGGCCTCACCCAAGGTGGTATTTTATGGTAGaccagaaggagcagagaggagtcCCAGGCATATGTGGGAGAAGATGGGAAgatcattccaggcagagggaccagcaGGTGGAAAAGCCCTGCAGTGGGAACATGCCAAGTACTGTTTAAGATGTGAGAgacacgggggcgcctgggcggctcagtcggttaagcatctgacttcagctcagttcatgatctcatagttcgtgagtttgagtcctgcgtcggatcctctgtccccctctctgctcctcctctgctcattctctctctctctcaaaaatagataaactcaaAAAGAAGTTCTAGAGACACAGTAATAAGACAGATGCAGTCTTATCTTCAAATGCTCACATTTTCCTGGGGGAGACAGATAAACTGACCTATAATCTCCTCCCAGGGGATAAGCTGGAGAGggactcaaaagagaaaaaagatggtCAAGACAGGCCTCTCTGATGACGTGGTAGTTGAACAGAGGCCTGAAGAAGGTAGAGAAAGCAGGTATATATCTGGGGGAAATCTTTGGACTGACTCTGGCCTGGCCTgtgcctctttctcctcccagtTTTAGCTGGGGCTTGGGTTTCCAAAGGGAGGTTGTCCCCAAACTGTTAGAGGAGGGGAATCCTGATAGGGAGTGCAGACCTCAGCCTCTGGCTGCCGTCTGCCCCACTCCTTCCCCCCCGGGGCTGCCCCAGTGTTTGCGCTGGTGCTGGGGCGACCTAGGTGGGGCTCTAGCTTAGGGACTGGGTTCCCCCATCAAAGTTCCAAATCTATCTCCAAAGGAGCCGCTGGGCCTGGTGCCTCTGGGCAGAGGGGAGTGTCACCCTGGAGCTGAGCTAGGAAACCACCTCCCAGCTGTGTCCCATCTGGGTTTCTCCTGGTTCTGGGTGTGGCTGGCAGCCTGCACTCCCCACTCCCTCGGTGGCAAAGAGGGGGTTGAGGATACTCTCTGTGGCCCAGTGGTGGAGCTGGGAGGCTCATATGCAGACAGGCACTGccctaacttgctgtgtgaccctgagcaggTCACGTACCTTCTCTGAACCCACATCGCCACGATCATGCCTAGTAACTCCCACCTCCTGAGGATTCACGTCTTGGAAAGTGCTTGATGAAAAGTTACCCGTTCCTTTGGGGAATACTGAGGCCTGGAAGGTTATCTGGGCCCGTGTCCCCCAAGACCATCCCTCAGGGAGGAACATGTACTTGGGATGAAGTAGGGGACCTCCCTAAACACGCCAGGCTATCTTTAAAGGGAAGCAAGAAGGCCTGGAGTCTAATTAACCACTGGGAGGGGCCAGACAGATGCCTTAGGGAAAGGTCAGCATTTACCCGAAGCCACTGTAATCCTGGCTTGGGTGGGGTTAGGGGTTGGGGCACAGAATAGGAAAGCCGGCAAAGTAGGAGTGGCCTGGATGGCAGCCAcccccccatcccatcccccctccagccACGGGGTGCTAGTGGGATGCTGCCTTAGCCCTAAAAAGACAACCACCACCAGAATGAGAGATTGAACCGTTTATTGGCCTGGGCCTGGATCTCAGGCATGGGGGGCATCTGGGGAGCTGTACGAGGGGAGACAAGCCCCCAACTGGCTCCTTGCCCCCCgagaccccctccccagcctttgCATTCACGAGAAATCACTTTGAGGCGTGAGGTTTCCTTCCCCGAGGAGAGCTGTACCCCAGCTCTCAAGTGGGGAGATGAGCCATTAATTACAAAGGGGTCTGTGCAGGGCCAGATCCCTCTTTGGCAGCTTCAAAACAGACACGAGACGACAACAGCATCCATTCGGGGGGAACATGGTGGGGAGAGCGGGTCACAGAtaccacacacgcacacagacacacataaatatacatttgtaCCGCAATGTCCCTTCCATCTATCCATGGAATTTAGTAAAGTCCTTCTGGGGCAGGTGAGGGGAGAGCATCGCACAAATGTCCTCGGCATGCCCACCCCCGTGCTCCTCCGTACGAGACAACTCGAAAGGAGGCATAGTGGGTTCAAGGTTGCCCCGCCCCAGGAGATCCAGTACCTCCACTGGGCTGGAGGTGGGAGTAGTTCTGggtggttgttttttcttttcttttttttttttttggggggggggggatcctgtGCAAACAGTTCCCCTAGAACTTTCTCAAGTTCCACCCTTTCCCACCAGGAGGCCCAAAGCCCTCCTCAGCTCCCCCAGACCAGTTTTTCCAGCCCTCGGTGATTCCTCTGTGCCCCAAATAGTGCAATTGGCCGATGAGGTCTGAGAACGGCATCCAGccccccctctccaccccatgGTTTCCCAGCAtgtcatggagagagagaggagaaaagaagaagaggccAAAGTGGCAGCTGGTGACATTTGGGGAAGCTGTGGATTTGGGCTTTGCAACTGTCAGCCGGGGCCACCCAGGACGGTCAAGGAGGAGGCCTCTGGCCCCTGGGGCAATGGTTCTGGGGGAAGTGGCCTAAGGTTGCCAGGAGGTGACAAGGGGGCTAGATTCAGAGAGGGGAGCCCTGTACAGGGCAGAGGGTCAGATGGTCATGAAATGTTGAAATCCCTTGTAAGGGGTTATAAGTGGCTCCTGCCCCGAGCTCCCCCTGAGTGCTTGCCTGCTGTCACCCAGGCCCCTTCCAGGTCCCCCAGTCCTCCCCACGATCCAGTTCTGAAGGGGCCACACCAGTTACTGCACTAGCCTCTGACCCTGCAGCTCTGCCATCCGACTGGCTGGTGTCTCAGCCGGCCAGCCCCGGCGTGAAGTATTTTCAATACCACCCAGGTCTGTGGAGCGGGGGCATCTTGCTTGGCAACCCCACGTCTCTGTCCAAGGTCACCCGGTGTCTCTCCACGGAGCCCTCTGCCATGGCCTCGTGGCCCACTTTACCCCTCAGACCATCGTGTTGCCCTCCAGAAACGTGGGCGACGTGGGCATGTGTGTGCCCCTCTCTAGCGAGCTGGAGCTGCGGAGAGGCAGGAGGCGATGGCCCGGGGTCCCGCCCCGCCGCCCTTGAacgcccgccgcccgccggcaGCACTGCAGCGGCCGCAGTACCTCCCGCCGCAGGTCCCGGCTGCGCCACGTGTAGATGATGGGGTTGAGCAGCGAGTTCAGGGTGGCAAAGGCAAAGAAGTAGTGGGCCTTGTAGAGGACGGGGCAGGACCGGACGGGACAGGCATAGTCCAGGAGCAGGATGCTAAAGGCAGGCAGCCAGCAGACGATGAAGACACCCAGCACGATGGTGACTGTCTTGAGCAGGGCCAGCGTCTGTGGGCCGGTCACGTCGACGTGGCTGGAGCGGACCACGCAGTAGATGCGGACGTACAGAGCGACGATGGCCAGTAAGATGACGGAGAAGATGGTCACCACGCAGAGCACATAGTGCTTGGTATAAAGCGGCAGCACGGTGGAACAGGCCTCGAGATGGCCCAGGCAGTTCCAGCCCAGGATGGGCAGGCCTCCGAGAACAAGCGAGATGAGCCACGAGGCCACGATGAGCAGCAGCATGCGGCAGCTCTTGTCGCTGCCGTAGAGCTTGACCTTGGCGATGGCCACGTGCCGCTCAATGGCGATGGCCAGGAGGCTGAAGACGGAGGCGGAAAGGGTGATGAAGGCGGAGCCCTCTCGGGCAAACCACTCCAAAGGGGTCAGCCCCAGCGTGACGGGGCCTGAGAGCAAGGTATTGGCTACAAAGGCCACACCTGTCAGCAGGTCTGAGGCGGCTAGGTTGCCCAGGAACAGGTACATGGCCGAGTGGAACTTGCTGTTGCGAGCGACAGCAATGAGCACCATCAGGTTCTCCACCACGATGGTGAAGCAGATGAGGACGATGATGGCCAACGCCACCCAGCGGGAGGTGGTCTCCTGAGTGTCCAGCGTCTCCTTGGTGTAATTATAGTGTTCCAGGACCTTGCTGGGGCTTAGGTACTCTGAGTACAGGCTGCCCATGGTGGGGCTCAGTGGCCAGCCAGGGCCATGGGGCTGTCAGAGCTGCAGAGGGAAAAGACCAACAGACAGGTCAGTGTTGTGGCCGCTCCCTGGGCTCTGACTCCAGGTGGACGCGGTGTGAGTCCCAGCTTCCTCACTTCTCACCGAGTGGCCGTATGAAGTCAGGATTACCATCGTCCCTGCTTTACCAGTGGGAAACCCAGAGAGGTCAATTCGCTTCCCGTAAGTCTCAAAGCTAGTAAGTCTCCAAGTGGCAGAGCCGGAGACCCACTCCAAAGCCTCTATAACTTCTAGGCTGCACTGTCTTCCAAAAAGAGCAGAAAGTCCCCCAAATACAAAGTGAACTTCCAGAACCCACGCTCACCCACCCGGAAAGTGAGCcttgggcagggctgggagggcttGTCTCCTTTCCAGAATACACTAGAGCCTGGGGCTTCATGCTGCCTGCCAACCTGGGTCAGCAAGATGCTCACTAATAGCACCGTCCCCTGCTCATTACCACCCACAGCCCTGGATTTCAGGCTGGGTCTGAGCCTTGAGGCCATGGGTGCTCCCAAGATAAGGTCTTGGGGAGACACCAGGGCGGCCTGAGGTTTAAGCATCTCAGAGGTCATGGCAACTTCAAGGACAAAGACCTTGGAGGTAATCCAGGAACCGCACTCCACCCGACctgctgtgggaccttgggcaagtcaccgaATGCCCGGCCTCTCAGCCCCAACGtcctcatctgtgcaatggggaGAGGAAAACCTACTTCATAGGGGTAATGGGAAAATCCTGTCGAATGGTACATGAAGCACCCCCTAGCAcatagcaagcactcaataaatattagctaatatATTAGCTCCCTTAGGTGCCCTCCATCCAATCTTTTAGGAAGGGATGGAGACTGAGCTACAGGCCAGACTCCCAACATCCTGTTCTCATCAGCACCATCTAGCCCTGCCCTGCAGAGGGTCCCAGCGGGGTAAGCAGGGCACTGGCacaccccccatccccagccaggATGAAATCCAGATGTGAGGCCCCTGGAACAAACAGGGTGGAGTCCTCACTCCCCAGTCACATCCGGTGTGGGAAAGGCTGGGAGGGGGTGATGGGATGGGGGAGCCACAGGAGACCAGTCTGGGAGGTCCTGGCTGGGAGGACCAGGCAGCTGCTGCAACGCTCAAGTCATGTGAGCCGAGGAGGGGGCGTGCAGCCCTgcggggagggggctcaggggaagggggggacCGGCATTTATTTCCATGAAAGCCTGAGTCACCCCCGTCTCAAAGAAAACTGatccatggggggagggggcgggaagaAGCGTGGGCAGAGGATGAGAAGCCAACATCATGGCCTCCTCCCAGCttgctggcggggggggggggggggggggggatgtctcAGAGGAGCTGGTGCTGTGTCTGTCTTTAAGGAGGGGAGCCAGGAAGAAGCTCCAGTCTTTAGCTGATGGGGGAGGGCGCAGGAAGAGCCCGCCCTGGGTCCCTGGAAACATGCCGGGCAAGGACCACGTGCGCTCCAGGAGTACCGTTCCAGAAAAAGGCTGGTTAGGCCGGTTCCTAGTGAGCCTGGGAACTATGGGGGGCTTCCGGGGTCACTCAGCCATCTCAGTCCTCGGAGGGGGCGTCCTGGCCCCGGGCCTGACAGAGGCAGCTGCTCCCCCTGGGTAAAGGGGCATCCGTCCTAGTTTGGAAACAGAGAAGGGCTTGTGCGCATCCCCGGAGACTGCCGCCCCGCCCAGATCGCCACACAGAGGCCCCTTGTTCCCCTGACGGACCGGGCCCTGGGCGCCCCGATGCCCTCTGCCCGATGCAGGCTGCAGCCGGCCGGGAGCTAACTTGGCCCTGGCCTCGGCCTTACTGGACCGACCTTCGGGGCAGAAACAGCCGGCGCCCTGATTGGCTTGTTTTCAATCCCAGGGCATTGAGCGATTCGCCAACTGGCCAGAGCTTCCCGTCCTCGGCATTTGATTGGCCCAGTTGGGGGCGCCCTAAGGGAAGCGCCAGTGAGCAGTCCTTCACCGGCCAACGGCTTCTTTCAGAAGACAGAGTTAAGGCTGTGGACATGTCTCTGGGGAGAGTGTGAAACGCGGCCTGACCGCAGGGTCACGACAACCAGACGCCCCCAGGCTGCCCTGGCCTACTGGGCCCCTCCTAGGATTCGTGATTGGGAATCAAGGGCCCGTTGCAGGCCTGGGAAACACCCTTGCGGGTGGGCAAGAAGCCCAGGGTGTGTCCCATggccaccccctccacccctcccacacaTGGGGCCACCAACCCTCTCTGGCAGCCAAGAGGAAGATTTATGGATGCTTCCTGGAGAATTGAGAATTGGGTTCACTCCTCACATCCCAGAGACTGACCAAAAAGTCTGTCTTCTTCCCTGGGGGGAAGATTGGCAGTCTGCACACTCACTGTCTGCAGCCCCAGGAGACCATCAGGGCATCCTCAGAAGGAGGAGTAGCTCCTCTAGTCAGAGAAGGGGAAACGGAGGCTCACACTGCCTTCCTCTTCTCATCTTCCCCACTAGGACTTCGCAGAAGACAGAGAGAGCTTAAAGCAGGTCCATGCTTTCCAGAAAGAGGAAGCAGAGCCTGGAGGTTGGGACTGACAGGAGAGTCAGCCCTAGGCAGATACAGGCCTTGGCTGTTTCCCCTCCCTGTGTCTGGCTCCCAGACCCGGCTGGCTAAATACAGGGCCTGTCTCCTGCTCACCTTCTCCAAGGCAGCCCTAACTTCCTCCCAGAGGCTCAGTAGGGGATCGCTGGGCTCAGAACCTGGGAATGGCCAGGCCTGAAATGGAATGAGAGGGACAAGTGACAGAGtttggagggaagggaagacagaccaAGACTGTTCAGGGGGagattagaaaagaggaaagacagagaggaagccTCAGAGGCTTCCAGGAGTCCCTCCTCCAAGTTCCACGGAGGCAGCTTACAGTTCTACTGTCATTCACTGATCCCATGCCACTTGCCCTGGGGCAGAGCCCCCaccttttcttttggtttcccttCTGCAGTCAGGCCCACCCTACACTGCCATTC
This sequence is a window from Prionailurus bengalensis isolate Pbe53 chromosome A2, Fcat_Pben_1.1_paternal_pri, whole genome shotgun sequence. Protein-coding genes within it:
- the S1PR2 gene encoding sphingosine 1-phosphate receptor 2, with amino-acid sequence MGSLYSEYLSPSKVLEHYNYTKETLDTQETTSRWVALAIIVLICFTIVVENLMVLIAVARNSKFHSAMYLFLGNLAASDLLTGVAFVANTLLSGPVTLGLTPLEWFAREGSAFITLSASVFSLLAIAIERHVAIAKVKLYGSDKSCRMLLLIVASWLISLVLGGLPILGWNCLGHLEACSTVLPLYTKHYVLCVVTIFSVILLAIVALYVRIYCVVRSSHVDVTGPQTLALLKTVTIVLGVFIVCWLPAFSILLLDYACPVRSCPVLYKAHYFFAFATLNSLLNPIIYTWRSRDLRREVLRPLQCCRRAAGVQGRRGGTPGHRLLPLRSSSSLERGTHMPTSPTFLEGNTMV